From Chryseobacterium joostei, the proteins below share one genomic window:
- a CDS encoding Crp/Fnr family transcriptional regulator, whose amino-acid sequence MNSIKFLEQVNQYHLLSKESIMALLNICTEEKYHKNDLLLESGSMARYYYFIKSGLVGYYTIDEEGSSIYKIFFEENSFVASTAAIIKNEPSDFNIIALEDCSVIQYPVKAYRELLEKHHDLALFHIHYLEKNWVVKKEPLEVSLKFENAKQRYLLLLENQSLYKRLKQHQIASYLGITPTQLSRIKKEINR is encoded by the coding sequence ATGAACAGTATAAAATTTTTAGAACAAGTCAATCAATACCATCTACTCTCAAAGGAGTCAATAATGGCCTTGTTAAATATCTGTACTGAAGAGAAATATCATAAAAACGATCTTCTTCTGGAATCAGGAAGCATGGCAAGATATTATTATTTTATAAAATCAGGATTAGTAGGATATTATACCATTGATGAGGAGGGAAGCAGTATTTATAAGATTTTCTTTGAAGAAAACAGCTTTGTTGCTTCTACGGCTGCCATCATCAAAAATGAGCCTAGCGATTTCAATATCATTGCCCTTGAGGATTGCTCAGTAATACAATATCCGGTGAAAGCCTATCGTGAATTACTCGAAAAGCATCATGACCTTGCTCTTTTTCATATTCATTATTTAGAGAAAAACTGGGTGGTCAAAAAGGAGCCACTGGAAGTTTCCTTAAAATTTGAAAATGCAAAGCAGCGTTACTTATTGCTCCTTGAGAATCAATCCTTATATAAACGTTTAAAGCAGCATCAGATTGCATCCTACCTTGGAATAACGCCTACCCAGCTAAGCCGCATAAAGAAAGAAATTAACAGATAA
- a CDS encoding alpha/beta hydrolase, whose product MKKFINIVVILTTFVQLSAQKIIHQEVFSPKMNKKIKTIIITPNLQPNTTYPSVYILHGFSGNPDRTIKQDIPDLVQKAEEYKTIYVLPDGNYSSWYVDSPILKDSQYQTFIGKELVDFIDKNYPVKAEKKFRGILGWSMGGYGATNIGVTYNKTFGIVGSSCGALDFSSFGEGYNKYMVNNVLGPFEFINPNFLTDNKVKLMAGAGQSYIFDCATEDTQMIGMNRNFHKKLTELKIQHLYTESLGIHDDKYWSRSLSEQLTLFDKFFKQ is encoded by the coding sequence ATGAAAAAATTTATCAACATCGTTGTTATACTGACCACTTTTGTACAGTTATCAGCACAAAAAATTATTCATCAGGAAGTTTTCAGTCCTAAAATGAATAAAAAGATCAAAACCATTATTATTACACCGAATCTTCAACCCAATACAACCTATCCGTCAGTATATATTCTTCATGGCTTCAGTGGGAATCCGGACAGAACCATCAAGCAGGACATTCCGGATCTGGTTCAGAAGGCTGAGGAGTACAAAACCATTTATGTATTGCCGGACGGAAACTACAGTTCTTGGTATGTGGATAGCCCAATCCTTAAAGATTCACAATACCAAACCTTTATCGGAAAGGAATTGGTAGATTTCATTGATAAAAATTATCCGGTAAAAGCCGAGAAAAAATTCCGTGGAATCCTTGGATGGAGTATGGGAGGTTATGGCGCAACCAATATTGGAGTTACTTATAACAAGACATTTGGGATAGTGGGAAGTTCTTGTGGGGCCCTGGATTTTAGCTCTTTTGGGGAGGGATATAATAAATATATGGTTAATAATGTATTAGGTCCATTTGAATTCATCAATCCTAATTTCCTTACAGATAACAAAGTAAAACTAATGGCAGGAGCCGGACAAAGCTATATTTTTGACTGCGCTACAGAAGATACGCAGATGATTGGAATGAACAGAAATTTTCATAAGAAGCTTACCGAACTGAAAATCCAGCATCTTTACACAGAATCCTTAGGAATTCATGATGACAAATACTGGAGCAGATCCCTTTCTGAGCAACTTACTCTTTTTGATAAGTTTTTTAAACAATAA
- a CDS encoding Fe(II)-2OG oxygenase family protein, whose protein sequence is MNSIKILDNETLTQVKLLPTVIEITSQEQRMIKDAAIHLQKKYGNYENRDFIRHVHQLASYFLPERILNIAADFASDFSKNQYGALIFKGLMEIDQENIGSTPPNWQSADYSKFNLYGFACALIHGALPSKPVQYYSQRQGGGLIHAIIPDEKMRETQTGSGSSTDLYVHTEDAFLKHQADFLSFMYVRNEEQVPSTLYSIRSHESIGENYRPLFDRIYKIPKDANLETEQNEVDTLDSVLYGNYKLPFMRFDAAEQLFNSSIKQTEEAQQYLTEFWEEARHLIYSGFTPQAGDVILVNNHLCAHGRSAFRAGVRNIDGIEHPCERRIMLRMMSKVSLIDMRAHTLTEDPFFVIEEHLGKNFQHLRM, encoded by the coding sequence ATGAATTCTATAAAAATTTTAGATAACGAGACGTTAACGCAGGTAAAACTGCTTCCTACCGTCATTGAGATCACATCTCAGGAACAGAGAATGATAAAAGATGCTGCAATACATCTTCAGAAAAAATATGGGAACTATGAAAATCGGGATTTTATCAGGCACGTACATCAGCTGGCTTCTTATTTTCTACCCGAAAGAATACTGAATATAGCTGCTGATTTTGCGAGCGACTTTTCTAAGAATCAATATGGAGCATTGATCTTTAAGGGATTAATGGAAATAGATCAGGAAAATATAGGATCTACTCCACCCAATTGGCAGTCTGCTGATTATTCGAAGTTTAATCTTTACGGGTTTGCTTGTGCGCTTATTCATGGAGCTTTGCCATCCAAGCCGGTACAGTATTATTCTCAGCGTCAGGGAGGTGGGTTAATCCATGCCATTATTCCAGATGAAAAAATGAGAGAAACGCAAACCGGATCAGGATCTTCAACCGATCTTTACGTACACACTGAAGATGCGTTTTTGAAACATCAGGCCGATTTTCTGAGCTTTATGTATGTCCGAAATGAAGAGCAGGTTCCGTCCACTCTTTATTCTATACGCTCTCACGAATCCATTGGAGAAAATTACAGACCTCTTTTTGACCGTATTTACAAAATCCCGAAGGATGCCAATCTTGAAACGGAACAAAATGAAGTAGATACACTGGATTCTGTATTGTATGGAAATTACAAGCTTCCGTTTATGAGGTTTGATGCTGCAGAACAGCTTTTCAATTCAAGTATAAAACAAACTGAAGAAGCTCAGCAGTATTTAACAGAATTCTGGGAAGAAGCAAGACATTTGATTTATTCAGGTTTTACACCTCAGGCCGGAGATGTTATCCTTGTTAACAATCATTTATGTGCTCATGGAAGGTCAGCTTTCCGTGCAGGAGTAAGAAATATTGATGGCATAGAACATCCATGTGAAAGAAGAATTATGCTGCGTATGATGAGTAAGGTAAGTCTTATTGATATGAGAGCCCATACGCTTACAGAAGATCCATTTTTTGTGATCGAAGAGCATTTAGGGAAAAACTTTCAGCATCTTAGAATGTAG
- a CDS encoding pyridoxal phosphate-dependent decarboxylase family protein, protein MNNNLISLGELSSVASPHNSGNFGNIFHLDNYDHYRNAVNSTLDLVQEFLDRNKKPFSGIEAKEMKRMVEEIDLNQKLSNYNELLSEVDDIYVKHATAFHLPEYVAHLNCPIVIPALAGEILVSAINSSQDTYDQSAGGTFMERKLIDWTAGEIGYNTNESDGVFTAGGSQSNLMGLVMMRDCFSQKRYNHNIKMDGLPQEADRFRIFVSDKSHFSNLKNASIMGLGEKSIIKVPTDNEFRMDISLLKKYIKREEQMGNIPIGIVATAGTTDFGNVDPLEDIANIAEHYSIWMHVDAAYGCALLLSEKYRHLLNGIERADSVTIDYHKSFFQPISSSAFIVKNKKELLILKHHADYLNPKEMDEEEIPAQINKSITQSTRRFDALKLWFTLRMMGKQQLAEYTDTVIDLTKDAASMITEDPDFELLSETDLSVLVFRYIRPEINDLDAMNQYIKMKLFYSGEILVASTKVNGNFYLKFTFLNPITTTEDIHKILTKIKMHGKDFSTEK, encoded by the coding sequence ATGAACAACAATTTAATATCCCTAGGAGAGCTTTCAAGTGTAGCCTCGCCCCACAATTCGGGGAATTTTGGGAATATTTTTCACCTTGACAATTATGATCACTATCGTAATGCTGTCAATAGTACTTTAGACCTTGTACAGGAGTTTCTTGATAGAAACAAAAAGCCATTCAGTGGCATAGAGGCTAAGGAAATGAAAAGAATGGTAGAAGAAATCGACCTTAATCAAAAACTTTCAAACTATAACGAGCTTCTTTCTGAAGTAGATGATATTTATGTAAAACATGCAACAGCATTTCACCTTCCGGAATATGTTGCCCATCTCAATTGTCCAATTGTTATTCCCGCATTGGCAGGAGAAATTCTGGTAAGTGCTATCAATTCTTCACAGGACACTTATGATCAAAGTGCCGGAGGAACCTTTATGGAAAGAAAGCTAATTGACTGGACTGCCGGTGAAATTGGGTATAATACGAATGAAAGTGATGGTGTTTTCACAGCAGGAGGATCACAAAGTAACTTAATGGGACTGGTTATGATGCGTGACTGTTTTTCCCAGAAAAGATATAATCATAATATTAAAATGGATGGTTTGCCACAGGAAGCAGATCGTTTCAGAATATTTGTTTCAGATAAATCTCACTTCAGTAATCTGAAAAATGCTTCAATAATGGGGCTTGGAGAGAAATCTATCATTAAGGTTCCTACTGATAATGAATTCCGTATGGATATTTCTCTGCTGAAGAAATATATCAAAAGGGAAGAACAAATGGGAAATATTCCTATTGGTATTGTAGCCACAGCCGGAACTACCGACTTTGGAAATGTAGATCCATTGGAAGATATTGCCAATATAGCAGAACATTATAGTATCTGGATGCATGTGGATGCAGCATATGGATGTGCTTTATTATTAAGTGAAAAGTACCGCCATCTATTGAATGGAATTGAAAGAGCAGATTCAGTAACCATTGATTATCACAAGTCATTCTTCCAACCTATCAGCAGCAGTGCTTTCATTGTTAAAAATAAAAAAGAACTGTTAATCCTTAAACACCATGCCGATTATCTGAATCCTAAAGAAATGGACGAGGAGGAAATTCCGGCTCAGATAAACAAATCTATCACACAGAGTACCAGACGATTTGATGCTCTTAAATTATGGTTTACTTTAAGAATGATGGGCAAGCAACAACTGGCAGAATATACGGACACTGTTATCGACCTTACAAAGGATGCAGCCTCTATGATCACTGAAGATCCTGATTTTGAACTTCTTTCAGAAACTGATCTAAGTGTTCTTGTTTTCCGATATATAAGACCTGAAATAAATGATCTGGATGCCATGAACCAATATATTAAAATGAAGCTTTTCTACAGCGGAGAAATATTGGTGGCAAGTACCAAGGTAAACGGGAATTTCTATCTGAAGTTCACATTCCTGAATCCTATAACCACTACAGAAGATATCCACAAAATCCTCACTAAAATCAAAATGCATGGAAAAGACTTTAGTACAGAAAAGTAG
- a CDS encoding GNAT family N-acetyltransferase has protein sequence MEKTLVQKSRTGEKAREITYRILLNGMLRELGNGKFYQGVPKYDLLTAQALKKSNYTLHLRFEMKKSGLFLFAPVSYRSESAFHEYGFPVWAVDHNNNKTFEVNIQKLIELIYREFSDRYTETGLEHFEKRIQSSLRNLELTTEACLQQQSLLSYSFLESEQMLPAGHNLHPFTKSRMGFSEEEQVLYGPEFKNGFQLEYFLIHKDCISEKSLPGISAKEIFGKLASIPENYDSKTANDYYVVPCHPWEAQYLQTTKGYADLLGSGKVIHLGPSGEEFFATSSIRTLYSPKFNWMLKFSLHVLMTGSVRTNSLKDLKRGYASSVWWEQEKESFEKDFSSLKLLLEPSSLSVDYNGENIDSFNILIRENPFSSKDKVLLLARLCQDETTDRSNFTTHFFNDVVAHLSKETEDAVINWFQKYAQLLISPLNRLFNQFGMAPEVHQQNLLIQLNDQLLPETIYVRDGQGYLLRESFKEKYTKSIENCPEIETLFIRDERLLDIVSHHLLVSNFSALISSIGKTGLIEEQKLINILYQEFERVHQSEPSDFTNYALHQRYWAVKSNLQSAVLDVDGGVNASAIAYAKVPNILHKYFFSEQLIHPKGKEVFFKRYFPKEDVITGMRPIDLDNDLEMLHEWFNREHAVKIWQMNWPIDELETYYRLMLPSDEAHSYIVESNDEPTCNIEVYWACRDIVGDYYEVLPTDYGTHQFIAPIDPKKKFVSPSTQSMVDYVFAQPQVGKMVGEGSVDSLASMMNKAHVGFKVEKVIEMPHKKANLNFCYREWYWEKFPLNKDVQITTNITKNE, from the coding sequence ATGGAAAAGACTTTAGTACAGAAAAGTAGAACCGGAGAAAAAGCCCGGGAAATCACCTACAGGATTCTTCTCAACGGAATGCTGAGGGAGCTTGGAAACGGAAAATTTTACCAAGGAGTTCCAAAGTATGATCTTCTTACTGCACAAGCCCTTAAAAAAAGCAATTACACCTTGCATCTGAGGTTTGAAATGAAGAAAAGCGGACTCTTTTTATTTGCTCCCGTTTCTTACCGTTCTGAAAGTGCATTTCACGAATATGGTTTTCCTGTTTGGGCTGTAGATCATAACAATAATAAGACGTTTGAAGTTAACATTCAAAAACTTATAGAATTGATTTACAGAGAATTTTCTGATCGATATACTGAAACAGGATTAGAACATTTTGAGAAAAGGATTCAGAGCAGTTTAAGAAACCTTGAACTTACTACTGAAGCCTGTTTACAACAACAGAGCCTTTTAAGTTATTCATTTTTAGAATCTGAACAAATGCTTCCGGCAGGGCACAATCTTCATCCTTTCACCAAATCCAGAATGGGGTTTTCTGAGGAAGAGCAAGTATTGTACGGCCCTGAATTCAAAAATGGATTTCAGTTGGAGTATTTCCTTATTCATAAAGATTGTATTTCCGAAAAATCCCTGCCAGGAATCTCTGCAAAGGAAATATTCGGGAAACTGGCTTCAATACCGGAAAATTACGATTCTAAAACCGCAAATGATTATTATGTAGTTCCTTGTCATCCATGGGAAGCCCAATATCTACAGACTACGAAAGGATATGCAGATCTTTTAGGTTCCGGAAAAGTAATACACCTTGGGCCATCCGGAGAAGAGTTCTTTGCTACATCATCTATCAGAACACTTTATAGTCCGAAGTTCAACTGGATGCTAAAATTCTCCCTGCATGTTTTGATGACCGGATCCGTAAGGACCAACAGTCTGAAGGATCTCAAAAGAGGATATGCCTCTTCTGTATGGTGGGAACAGGAAAAAGAATCATTTGAAAAAGATTTTTCAAGTTTAAAATTACTGCTGGAACCTTCTTCTTTAAGCGTTGATTATAATGGAGAAAATATTGACAGTTTCAATATCCTGATCCGTGAAAACCCTTTTTCATCTAAAGATAAGGTTCTCTTGCTGGCAAGACTTTGTCAGGATGAAACTACGGACCGTTCTAATTTTACTACCCATTTTTTTAATGATGTTGTGGCTCATCTGAGCAAAGAAACGGAAGATGCTGTTATCAACTGGTTTCAAAAGTATGCTCAATTACTGATCTCACCTTTGAACAGGTTGTTTAATCAGTTTGGAATGGCTCCTGAAGTTCATCAGCAAAACCTTCTTATACAACTCAATGATCAGCTTCTTCCGGAAACAATCTATGTAAGAGACGGGCAGGGATATCTTTTAAGAGAAAGCTTTAAGGAAAAGTATACAAAATCCATAGAAAATTGCCCAGAAATTGAAACCCTGTTTATAAGAGACGAACGTCTTCTGGATATTGTGTCTCATCATCTTTTGGTAAGCAATTTCAGTGCATTAATTTCGTCCATAGGTAAAACGGGACTCATTGAAGAACAAAAGCTAATCAATATTCTTTATCAGGAATTTGAGCGTGTTCATCAGTCTGAACCTTCAGATTTCACCAATTATGCTTTGCATCAAAGGTATTGGGCCGTAAAATCAAACCTTCAGTCAGCTGTCCTAGATGTAGATGGTGGTGTGAATGCCTCTGCCATTGCTTATGCTAAAGTTCCCAATATTCTTCACAAATATTTCTTTTCAGAACAATTGATCCACCCGAAAGGAAAGGAGGTTTTTTTTAAACGTTATTTTCCGAAGGAAGATGTAATAACGGGAATGCGTCCGATAGATCTTGATAATGATCTTGAGATGTTGCATGAATGGTTCAACAGAGAACATGCTGTAAAAATATGGCAAATGAACTGGCCTATTGATGAGTTGGAAACCTATTACAGACTGATGCTTCCAAGTGACGAGGCTCACAGTTATATTGTTGAAAGCAACGATGAACCAACCTGTAATATTGAGGTGTACTGGGCATGCAGAGACATCGTAGGAGATTATTATGAAGTATTGCCTACGGATTACGGAACACACCAGTTTATAGCACCCATTGATCCTAAAAAGAAATTTGTATCACCTTCAACACAATCTATGGTTGACTATGTTTTTGCGCAGCCGCAGGTTGGGAAAATGGTAGGTGAAGGTTCTGTGGATTCTCTTGCATCTATGATGAATAAAGCTCATGTTGGGTTCAAGGTAGAAAAGGTAATTGAAATGCCTCATAAAAAAGCAAATCTTAATTTCTGCTACAGAGAATGGTATTGGGAAAAGTTTCCGCTGAACAAAGACGTACAAATCACCACAAACATCACAAAAAATGAATAA
- a CDS encoding lysine N(6)-hydroxylase/L-ornithine N(5)-oxygenase family protein → MNNETIYNVIGIGIGPFNLGLAALSNPIPELKTLFLDQKDGFDWHPGLMIDHVTLQTPFLCDCVSMADPTNPLSLLNYLKVTGRLYKFFIRENFFIPRKEYNRYCQWVIEQLPQCRFSTQVTDIEYVDGLYLVTTIHTKTKEKTVLKTERLVLGTGTQPHIPSFIPKDDSRIIHTSSYLYRKEELLSKGRKIAIIGSGQSAAEVFYDLLQNRDENTELGWYSRPDRFFPMEYSKLTLELTSPDYVEYFYNRNKEARKTILSKQQSQFKGINYDLINDIYDFIYDLNIDNADPMLKIIPNSQLNRVDNSNLETINLEFTQLEQEVPYEQEADYLILGTGYCYHEPAFLKNIQSRIKRDVDGLFDVNRNYSIDHNNREIYILHAEVHTHSYISTDLGMAAYRNSYIINDILGREHYKIERKIAFQDFDVEKYADLPTANI, encoded by the coding sequence ATGAATAATGAAACCATTTATAATGTAATAGGTATTGGCATAGGTCCCTTTAATTTGGGGCTTGCTGCCTTATCTAATCCAATTCCGGAACTGAAGACACTTTTCCTTGACCAAAAAGATGGTTTTGACTGGCACCCGGGATTAATGATTGACCATGTAACGCTACAGACTCCATTTTTATGTGACTGTGTTTCAATGGCTGATCCTACTAACCCTTTAAGCTTACTTAATTATTTGAAAGTAACGGGAAGGCTTTATAAGTTTTTCATCAGAGAAAACTTCTTCATTCCCAGAAAAGAATACAACCGCTATTGCCAATGGGTGATTGAACAGCTTCCACAATGTCGTTTTTCAACCCAGGTAACAGATATTGAATATGTGGATGGCCTTTATCTGGTCACCACTATTCATACCAAAACTAAGGAAAAAACAGTTTTAAAGACGGAAAGATTAGTTTTAGGAACTGGAACACAACCTCATATTCCTTCTTTTATTCCTAAAGATGATTCCCGTATCATTCATACAAGTTCTTATCTGTATAGAAAAGAAGAGCTTTTGTCTAAAGGCCGTAAGATAGCCATTATTGGGTCGGGGCAGAGTGCTGCGGAAGTTTTTTATGATCTTCTCCAAAATAGGGATGAAAACACCGAATTAGGATGGTATTCCCGTCCGGACAGATTTTTCCCTATGGAATATTCTAAACTGACGTTGGAACTTACTTCTCCTGATTATGTAGAATATTTCTATAACAGAAACAAGGAAGCCAGAAAAACCATTCTAAGCAAACAGCAAAGCCAGTTTAAAGGAATTAACTATGATCTGATTAATGACATCTACGATTTTATCTACGATCTTAATATTGACAATGCAGATCCGATGCTTAAAATCATTCCGAACAGCCAGTTGAATAGGGTAGATAATAGTAATCTGGAAACTATTAATCTTGAATTTACTCAATTGGAACAGGAAGTTCCTTATGAACAGGAAGCTGATTATCTGATTCTTGGGACCGGATACTGTTATCATGAGCCTGCATTCCTGAAAAATATTCAATCCAGAATTAAAAGAGATGTCGATGGGTTGTTTGATGTTAACAGAAATTACTCAATAGATCACAACAACCGAGAAATCTATATACTTCATGCAGAAGTACATACGCACAGCTATATTTCTACAGATCTGGGAATGGCTGCCTACCGAAACTCCTACATCATTAATGATATCCTTGGAAGAGAGCATTATAAAATTGAGAGAAAAATAGCTTTCCAGGACTTTGATGTAGAAAAATACGCTGATTTACCCACTGCCAACATTTAA
- a CDS encoding IucA/IucC family protein has translation MNTNLKNNIISQEHWQQANRNLMAKTIAELMHEELLKPVPSFEDEMGYTVFILETGIENIVYHFRGQERMMDYWHIDKDSISKTENGEKTSFVDVAAFFLEMQSVFDLDPYTIARYTEELLHTLYCDALILAKGVMSSKDLTTADYQTVEHNMTGHPWVIVNKSRLGFSPRDLKTFAPEAEENLKVIWLASHKSRSAFQSLEHINREEFYRSEIGNTLYKDFQQKLIEEGKLVEDYHFIPVHPWQWEHKLQIHFAGDIANELLIQLGEGEDIYSPQQSIRTLFNVDHPKKRYLKTAVSILSTGNIRGLSPKQMKIAPSITDWVKGLIKDDTYLENKGTIFLGEEASIAYLHPQYGAIASVPYQYNEFLGALWRESAENYLTEEEQMVTMASLLYVDDNGIPLVQAFAEKAGMSIKEWISSYLDAYLTPLLHIYYTHSLCVTPHGENIMVVLKNGVPQRIVIKDFVDDIVLTTEAREKLPAHLADGLIQSSNKENIPLFILLGVFDAFFRYLSNILHTYSNFQEETFWTLVHECIESYKADNSHLQERYKKYDLYVPTFKRFYINSLRLKNNGYSENKAFAIPRKDGALPNPLYQIANKNSVAVL, from the coding sequence ATGAACACCAACTTAAAAAATAATATCATTAGCCAGGAGCACTGGCAGCAGGCCAACAGAAATTTAATGGCCAAAACCATTGCAGAATTAATGCATGAGGAATTATTAAAACCTGTACCATCCTTTGAAGATGAAATGGGATATACCGTATTCATCCTGGAAACCGGTATTGAAAATATTGTTTATCACTTCCGCGGACAGGAAAGAATGATGGATTATTGGCATATTGATAAGGACAGTATTTCTAAAACAGAAAACGGTGAGAAAACATCTTTTGTAGATGTAGCTGCCTTTTTCCTGGAAATGCAGTCTGTATTTGATCTAGATCCTTATACCATTGCAAGATACACAGAAGAATTGCTGCATACTTTATATTGTGATGCCCTGATTCTTGCCAAAGGAGTAATGTCCTCAAAAGATCTTACTACAGCAGATTACCAGACCGTAGAACATAATATGACCGGACATCCGTGGGTAATTGTAAACAAAAGCAGGCTTGGCTTCTCACCACGTGATCTTAAAACATTTGCTCCGGAAGCTGAAGAAAACCTTAAGGTGATTTGGCTGGCATCTCATAAGAGCAGATCGGCATTTCAGTCATTGGAACATATCAACAGGGAAGAATTTTACCGTTCTGAAATTGGAAATACGTTGTATAAAGATTTTCAGCAAAAATTGATAGAAGAAGGAAAACTTGTTGAAGACTATCATTTTATTCCTGTTCATCCTTGGCAGTGGGAACATAAACTTCAGATTCATTTTGCAGGAGATATTGCCAACGAGCTTTTAATCCAGCTGGGAGAGGGAGAAGATATTTATAGTCCACAGCAAAGTATTCGTACTTTATTTAATGTAGATCATCCTAAAAAAAGATATCTGAAAACAGCGGTTTCTATTCTAAGTACAGGAAATATCAGAGGATTGTCTCCTAAGCAGATGAAAATTGCCCCATCCATTACAGATTGGGTGAAAGGTTTAATAAAAGATGATACCTATCTGGAAAACAAAGGAACCATTTTTCTGGGTGAAGAAGCTTCAATTGCCTATCTGCATCCGCAGTATGGAGCTATTGCCAGTGTACCTTATCAATACAATGAATTTCTTGGAGCCTTATGGCGTGAAAGTGCAGAAAACTACCTTACAGAAGAAGAACAAATGGTTACCATGGCTTCATTGCTTTATGTAGATGATAACGGAATTCCTTTGGTACAGGCTTTTGCAGAAAAGGCGGGAATGAGTATCAAGGAATGGATATCCAGTTATCTTGATGCCTATCTTACCCCTTTACTTCATATCTATTATACCCATTCATTATGTGTAACTCCACATGGTGAAAACATTATGGTCGTGTTAAAAAATGGGGTACCACAGAGAATTGTTATCAAGGACTTTGTGGATGATATTGTCCTGACAACAGAAGCAAGAGAAAAACTTCCTGCACACCTTGCAGATGGATTAATACAGTCTTCCAACAAGGAAAACATCCCGCTGTTTATCTTGCTAGGCGTATTTGATGCATTCTTCAGATACCTTTCCAATATACTGCACACCTATTCAAACTTTCAGGAAGAAACATTCTGGACTCTTGTTCATGAGTGTATAGAAAGTTACAAAGCAGACAACAGCCACCTGCAGGAACGTTATAAAAAATATGATCTGTATGTTCCAACATTCAAGAGATTTTACATCAACAGTCTGCGTCTGAAAAATAATGGGTATAGTGAAAATAAAGCATTTGCCATTCCAAGAAAAGATGGTGCATTGCCTAATCCGCTTTATCAGATAGCCAATAAAAATTCTGTAGCTGTACTATGA